Proteins encoded within one genomic window of Scheffersomyces stipitis CBS 6054 chromosome 3, complete sequence:
- the RPL28 gene encoding 60S ribosomal protein L28 (60S ribosomal protein L28 (L27A) (L29) (YL24) (RP62)~go_component intracellular; ribosome~go_function structural constituent of ribosome~go_process protein biosynthesis): MPTRLTKTRKHRGHVSAGKGRIGKHRKHPGGRGKAGGQHHHRTNLDKYHPGYFGKVGMRYFHKQQNHFWRPELNLDKLWTLVDEDKKEEYLKSASASAAPVIDTLAAGYGKVLGKGRLPEVPIIVKARFVSKLAEEKIRAVGGVVELVA, from the exons ATGCCTACCAGATTAACTAAAACTAGAAAGCACAGAGGTCACGTCTCAG CCGGTAAGGGTAGAATCGGTAAGCACAGAAAGCATCCAGGTGGTCGTGGTAAGGCTGGTGGTCAACACCACCACAGAACCAACTTGGATAAGTACCATCCAGGTTACTTCGGTAAGGTCGGTATGAGATACTTCCACAAGCAACAAAACCACTTCTGGAGACCAGAActcaacttggacaagttgtGGACTTTGGTTgacgaagacaagaaggaagaataCTTGAAGTCTGCTTCTGCCTCCGCTGCTCCAGTCATCGACACTTTAGCTGCCGGTTACGGTAAGGTTTTGGGTAAGGGTAGATTGCCAGAAGTCCCAATCATTGTCAAGGCCAGATTTGTCTCCAAGTtagctgaagaaaagatcagAGCTGTCGGTGGTGTTGTTGAATTAGTCGcttaa
- a CDS encoding predicted protein, whose translation TTENIWKPDTAVPEHIRKLLVPSGPNHSVNYILAFVQIVRLLKTQKRTGWVDRGIPAEKVESISDHMYRMSIISMFIPNENIDISKCVKIALVHDIAESLVGDITPFGGVTKAEKHRRELESIQYLSEIIKPYNERFSKEILELWLDYEEIRTIEARYVKDIDKYEMIQQAWDYEQDFGLTYDLSEFYDSRTAIVSKEIGELCDEVIRQRNEHIEALKSKASS comes from the coding sequence ACTACAGAAAACATCTGGAAGCCTGACACTGCCGTTCCAGAACATATCCGTAAGCTCTTGGTACCTTCAGGTCCGAACCACAGCGTTAACTATATTCTTGCTTTTGTTCAGATAGTCAGACTCTTGAAAACCCAGAAGAGAACTGGTTGGGTTGACCGTGGAATTCCGGCAGAAAAAGTCGAAAGCATCAGTGACCACATGTATCGGATGTCTATCATCTCGATGTTCATACCGAACGAGAACATTGACATCAGTAAGTGTGTGAAAATCGCCTTGGTGCACGACATTGCTGAATCGTTGGTAGGTGATATCACTCCATTTGGAGGAGTCACCAAGGCTGAAAAGCACCGTCGTGAATTGGAATCGATTCAGTACTTGTCTGAGATCATCAAGCCATACAATGAAAGGTTCTCCAAAGAAATCTTGGAGTTGTGGTTGGACTACGAAGAAATCAGGACCATCGAAGCCAGGTACGTTAAGGACATAGACAAGTACGAGATGATCCAACAGGCTTGGGACTATGAACAGGACTTCGGCCTCACATATGATTTGAGTGAGTTCTATGATTCAAGAACCGCCATAGTCTCGAAGGAAATCGGCGAGTTATGTGACGAGGTCATCAGACAGAGAAACGAACACATCGAGGCATTGAAATCGAAAGCTTCCAGCTAG
- a CDS encoding predicted protein — MPEPIESKEAVTPSNTSKPEVGLTGRKIIYDKDGKPCRSCNSLLDFQFATGGIKGIGATKKEKYNPYPKDIPADVEVLGKSSWTLLHSIAAKYPEKPDTKRQQDLKQFLTLFGSFYPCWFCGEDFEKYIKKHEPKVETQDSFGKWLCEAHNEVNVKLGKPKFDCNLWKKRWKDGWEEDP; from the exons ATGCCGGAACCCATCGAGTCCAAAGAAGCGGTAACCCCATCCAATACGTCCAAACCGGAGGTAGGCTTGACGGGACGCAAAATCATCTATGACAAAGATGGAAAACC ATGTCGAAGCTGTAACAGCTTGCTAGATTTCCAATTTGCTACCGGGGGCATTAAAGGAA TTGGTGCTACTaagaaggagaagtatAACCCTTATCCAAAAGATATTCCAGCAGATGTAGAAGTATTAGGAAAGTCGTCGTGGACATTACTACATTCCATAGCTGCCAAATACCCAGAGAAACCCGACACCAAGCGTCAGCAGGATCTCAAGCAGTTCCTCACGTTATTTGGAAGCTTCTATCCTTGCTGGTTTTGCGGtgaagactttgaaaaatacatAAAGAAACACGAGCCCAAAGTTGAAACTCAGGACTCATTTGGAAAATGGCTTTGCGAAGCCCATAACGAGGTCAACGTCAAGTTGGGCAAGCCCAAATTCGACTGTAACTTGTGGAAAAAGAGATGGAAGGATGGCTGGGAAGAGGATCCatga
- a CDS encoding predicted protein, translated as MSIQLNSARQLTFRRTFFSGWFKAWRTQKLIYPPAASEFTTKNRIIPNYITSSNELYDLILFKEPVLLNFTYAEPKSNKVTQALFDVLSDGKKYPKPENEPVYLVNILADSEGGRELMLQYVVGGHIPAVVVLKKQQPVDTFVPNLENFSEQDLVEWIKTIE; from the coding sequence ATGTCAATACAATTAAACAGCGCCAGACAACTAACCTTCCGTCGGACTTTTTTCAGCGGATGGTTTAAAGCTTGGAGAACCCAGAAGCTCATTTATCCTCCAGCAGCTTCTGAGTTTACCACCAAGAACAGGATTATTCCCAACTACATAACATCCAGTAATGAATTGTAcgatttgattttgttcaaGGAGCCAGTCTTATTGAATTTCACCTATGCTGagccaaaatcaaataaGGTGACCCAGGCACTTTTTGATGTATTGagtgatggaaagaagtATCCCAAGCCAGAAAACGAACCTGTGTATTTGGTCAATATCTTGGCCGATAGCGAAGGAGGACGTGAATTAATGTTGCAGTACGTAGTAGGAGGTCATATTCCCGCTGTAgtggtgttgaagaagcaacagcCGGTAGATACATTTGTTCCCAATTTAGAAAACTTCAGCGAACAGGACTTAGTAGAGTGGATAAAGACGATCGAGTAG
- the RIB1 gene encoding GTP cyclohydrolase II (first step in riboflavin biosynthesis~go_function GTP cyclohydrolase II activity~go_process riboflavin biosynthesis~go_function GTP cyclohydrolase II activity~go_process riboflavin biosynthesis) encodes MNHIPLVSPAVTPSASLSDTPVPPPQVSEEIRHQLDLPDTLPVVNCLARARIPTTQGPEIFLHLYENNIDNKEHLAIVFGEDVRSKTLFKQRRGDTQQDRMTRGAYIGKLFPGRTVADRDDKNGTELHFDALGNLIRESETTYADPVLVRIHSECYTGETAWSARCDCGEQFDEAGRIMGTNGHGCMVYLRQEGRGIGLGEKLKAYNLQDLGADTVQANLILRHPADGRNFSLATAILLDLGLTEIQLLTNNPDKILAVEGKNREVKVLERVPMVPLAWKNKENGIKSKEIEGYLSTKIERMGHLLEKPIKIN; translated from the coding sequence ATGAACCATATTCCGTTGGTCTCGCCTGCGGTAACGCCATCggcttctctttctgataCTCCTGTTCCTCCACCACAGGTTTCGGAGGAAATCAGACATCAGTTAGATCTTCCAGATACCTTGCCCGTAGTCAACTGTTTGGCCAGAGCCCGTATTCCCACGACTCAGGGTCCAGAGATCTTCTTGCATTTGTACGAAAACAACATTGACAACAAGGAGCATTTGGCTATTGTCTTTGGTGAAGACGTCAGATCCAAGACTCTATTCAAGCAGAGAAGGGGAGATACGCAGCAGGATAGAATGACAAGAGGTGCTTATATTGGAAAGCTTTTCCCAGGTCGTACGGTGGCTGATAGAGACGACAAGAATGGTACGGAGTTGCATTTCGACGCTTTGGGCAACTTGATCCGTGAAAGCGAAACCACATATGCCGATCCTGTCTTGGTAAGAATACATTCTGAGTGCTACACAGGAGAAACAGCCTGGTCTGCCCGGTGTGACTGTGGAGAGCAGTTTGATGAGGCAGGCAGAATCATGGGCACCAACGGCCATGGATGCATGGTGTATTTGAGACAAGAAGGTAGGGGCATTGGTTTGGGCGAGAAATTGAAGGCCTACAACTTGCAGGACTTGGGTGCAGACACAGTTCAAGCCAACTTGATTTTGAGACATCCAGCGGACGGCAGAAACTTCTCGTTGGCTACCGCCATTTTGTTGGACTTAGGTTTGACTGAGATCCAGTTGTTGACCAACAACCCTGACAAGAttcttgctgttgaaggaaagaaCAGAGAAGTCAAGGTATTGGAAAGAGTGCCTATGGTTCCATTAGCTTGGAAGAACAAGGAGAACGGAATCAAGTCCAAGGAGATCGAGGGGTACCTCAGTACCAAGATCGAGCGAATGGGACATTTGTTGGAGAAACCAATCAAAATTAATTAA
- the GIN1 gene encoding transcriptional regulator (fungal Zn(2)-Cys(6) binuclear cluster zinc finger transcription factor~go_component nucleus~go_function transcription factor activity; zinc ion binding; DNA binding~go_process regulation of transcription, DNA-dependent; transcription): MIKREGEPFPDYSHPSEESDNEFQSSGLLHSTSIAASNSSNTSNNNNGNSNRGDQKRRRVTRACDNCRQKKVKCDGKQPCIHCTVYSYKCTYDQPNVRNKKHSGIPIPTASPSSAVLAAAAANIANSNGSNRNLLLAQGIIKLLLPKLKINCFDHNLQFDLEKLQKVVNHIDGKSSSALNDISDVYLDNAPLPSPSNPGSIRHERQSSVSSSDETTMGTEIKLYLPKKEIALDLIYTTWNKACVLFRFYHRPSLLEEVDLLYSLDPYNYGDRQQKFLPFLYSILACGSLFSKSATTSSDRNENLEDDGFKYFLEARKLIDISNVGDINSIQTIVMMIMYLQCSARLSTCYSYIGIALRSALKEGLHRNLTIFQNSRRKLDPIEVDTRKRLFYTIYKMDIYINSLLGLPRSINEDEFDQDLPEDLDDENVTRTEYLYDKQEGRLSSSACANQHTKLMLILSHIVKKLYPIKVKTTEKESVTPDRIHSKVTELELELKTWLDALPKELKPTDPNDINSGKEIPEKFVLANYYLHLAFLNCQIMLYRPFIHFVSDGPNNFQKSDPRSLIRGRNCIKVARMVVKLANKMIDKNLLVGTYWFSMYTIFFSVACLIYYFHFANYNNTQSGGANYVGVLFDDDLNIDMIKKDIEIGKKVLDCLKNNSNASLRIFNILNTLFEQLNRRTATTSRLKNTRVVDPYIINNNLQNENVQSTFKNFDIMNNFKTGGAKLSESSNVVTSDKNPYAPYTQQDPSKKSEALGSLFTDTSLEAFHSSNDPELAAVAPTVPSLPSSLPTIEEQPGITNSNTTDEDRNDYVPGVFDKLDAQIFGKILPPYMLEKNAQRSHDKSEQERIPALAKAALSQYQAQVPSSLNDQAFGSVNLDDFDFSSLGDPNNLDYLDPFNNESQFRY, encoded by the exons ATGATCAAAAGAGAGGGCGAACCGTTCCCCGACTACTCGCACCCGTCAGAAGAGTCCGACAACGAGTTCCAGCTGTCGGGCCTTCTCCATTCCACCTCCATCGCTGCGTCCAACTCCTCCAACACATCGAACAACAACAACGGAAACAGCAACCGAGGAGACCAGAAACGTAGACGAGTCACCAGAGCATGCGACAATTGCCGTCAGAAAAAGGTCAAATGTGATGGTAAACAGCCTTGTATCCATTGCACTGTTTATTCGTACAAATGCACTTATGATCAACCCAACGTcagaaacaagaagcaTAGCGGAATACCCATTCCGACCGCGCTGCCATCTTCCGCAGTTTTAGCCGCCGCCGCTGCCAACATTGCCAATTCTAACGGAAGCAAC AGAAACCTATTGCTCGCCCAAGGcatcatcaagttgttgcttcccaagttgaagatcaacTGCTTCGACCACAACTTGCAGtttgacttggaaaagttgcaGAAAGTTGTCAACCACATCGACGGAAAGTCGTCTTCCGCCTTGAACGATATCAGTGACGTCTACTTGGACAACGCTCCCTTACCATCTCCCAGTAATCCAGGATCTATTCGTCACGAACGGCAATCATCCGTGTCTTCCTCTGACGAAACGACTATGGGAACAGAAATCAAATTATATTTGcccaagaaagaaatcgCCTTGGACCTCATCTACACCACATGGAACAAGGCTTGTGTTTTGTTCAGATTCTACCATCGTCCATCGCTTctagaagaagtagacCTTCTTTACTCTTTGGACCCGTACAATTACGGCGACAGACAGCAAAAATTCTTGCCCTTCTTGTACTCGATTTTGGCCTGTGGATCTCTTTTCTCCAAGTCAGCGACAACATCTTCTGATCGTAACgagaacttggaagatgatGGGTTCAAATATTTCTTGGAAGCCCGTAAGTTGATCGATATCAGCAATGTAGGCGATATTAACTCCATCCAAACCATTGTCATGATGATAATGTATTTGCAATGCTCAGCCAGATTATCCACCTGTTATTCGTATATTGGTATTGCCTTGAGAAGTGCTCTCAAAGAAGGGTTGCATCGTAACTTGACCATCTTCCAGAACTCGCGAAGGAAATTGGACCCAATTGAAGTCGATACCAGAAAGAGACTATTCTACACCATCTACAAGATGGATATCTACATCAACTCCTTATTGGGCTTACCCAGATCcatcaatgaagatgaatttGACCAGGATTTGCCTGAAGACTTGGATGACGAAAACGTCACTCGTACAGAGTACTTGTACGACAAACAAGAAGGACGATTGTCGTCATCTGCATGTGCTAACCAACATACGAAGCTAATGCTTATACTTTCACATATCGTCAAGAAATTGTATCCAATCAAAGTGAAGACCACTGAAAAGGAATCGGTGACCCCAGACAGAATACATTCTAAAGTTActgaattggaattggaattgaagacttggcTAGATGCATTAccaaaagaattgaaacctACTGATCCCAATGATATCAACTCAGGTAAAGAGATTCCAGAGAAATTTGTATTAGCCAACTACTACCTTCATTTGGCATTTTTGAACTGCCAAATCATGTTGTACCGTCCCTTCATCCATTTCGTCAGCGATGGACCCAATAACTTTCAAAAATCCGATCCTCGTTCGTTGATTAGAGGTAGAAACTGCATCAAGGTAGCCAGAATGGTCGTgaagttggccaacaaGATGATcgacaagaacttgttggtggGAACATACTGGTTTTCTATGTACactattttcttctctgttGCATGTTTGATTtactacttccatttcGCAAACTATAATAATACTCAAAGTGGTGGTGCCAACTATGTTGGTGTTCTCTTTGACGATGATTTAAACATTGATATGATCAAAAAAGACATCGAGATCGGTAAGAAGGTGCTTGATTGTCTTAAGAACAACTCCAATGCTTCATTGCGTattttcaacatcttgaacacattatttgaacaattgaatagAAGAACAGCCACCACTTCACGTTTGAAGAATACTAGAGTGGTAGACCCATATATCATTAACAATAACTTGCAGAACGAAAATGTTCAATCTAcattcaagaactttgacATCATGAATAACTTTAAGACAGGGGGCGCAAAATTGTCAGAATCCTCCAATGTGGTTACCAGCGATAAGAATCCTTATGCTCCGTACACTCAACAAGATCCACTGAAGAAGTCCGAGGCTCTTGGTCTGTTGTTTACCGATACCTCGTTGGAAGCATTCCACTCTTCTAATGATCCTGAGTTGGCTGCGGTTGCCCCTACTGTACCTTCACTTCCAAGTAGTCTTCCAactattgaagaacaacCTGGAATCACGAATTCAAATACTACTGACGAAGACAGAAACGACTATGTTCCTGGTGTATTTGACAAGTTGGATGCTCAAATCTTTGGCAAGATCTTACCTCCTTACATGTTAGAGAAGAATGCCCAGAGGTCACATGACAAGTCTGAACAAGAGCGTATTCCAGCACTTGCCAAAGCTGCTCTTTCACAATACCAGGCTCAGGTTCCTTCCCTGTTGAATGACCAAGCCTTTGGCCTGGTGAACTTAGAcgattttgatttttctcTGTTGGGGGACCCTAACAATCTTGACTACTTGGACCCGTTTAATAATGAATCGCAGTTCCGTTACTGA
- the MTR3 gene encoding exosome exoribonuclease (related to RNA processing and transport~go_function 3'-5'-exoribonuclease activity; RNA binding~go_process RNA processing~go_function 3'-5'-exoribonuclease activity; RNA binding~go_process RNA processing), producing MSDRRRLLGSVNTIIPNVDGTAQPAKIESKTEPRIDGLRPFFLKTGIIENANGSSYLEVGNNIIEVSVYGPRPIRGSFIDRASFSVECKFLPFISQPNEHLYNNTSISASSAANTTNQTNVNVNGRTGLTSIEHKISSYIETSLLPSIVLEKYPKSTIDVFVTIISTDSSLGGSYSDTKMLSLVNWVLNASSVALVDSGIEVKDVVTSGVAHLQNDVLVLDPTEIQEKDEGSVSCVASFMNLRNDEIVGIWIEGDQTNLENSQVDHLLDGCNDMSKKVRANINSYFTTS from the exons ATGAGtgatagaagaagacttttAGGTTCGGTAAATACAATTATACCGAATGTGG ATGGAACTGCACAGCCTGCGAAGATTGAGTCTAAGACAGAGCCTAGAATCGATGGCTTAAGACCATTCTTTTTGAAGACAGGAATCATTGAAAATGCCAATGGATCGTCATATCTAGAAGTGGGCAATAACATAATCGAAGTGCTGGTATATGGTCCACGTCCAATCAGAGGCTCTTTCATCGATAGAGCCTCTTTCTCTGTAGAGTGTAAATTTTTGCCATTCATCTCCCAGCCCAACGAGCATTTGTACAACAATACCAGCATTAGTGCCAGCTCTGCTGCAAACACCACCAACCAGACCAACGTCAACGTCAACGGCCGTACCGGCTTGACCAGCATTGAACACAAGATCTCGTCGTATATTGAGACGTCTTTGTTGCCTTCTATAGTGTTAGAAAAGTATCCCAAGTCCACCATTGACGTCTTTGTCACTATAATTTCAACAGACTCTTCACTAGGAGGGTCATATCTGGACACAAAGATGCTCAGTCTTGTCAACTGGGTGTTGAACGCTTCTTCGGTGGCTTTGGTCGACTCGGGAATCGAAGTAAAGGACGTTGTAACAAGTGGAGTAGCTCATTTGCAGAACGATGTTCTCGTTCTTGACCCTACTGAAATTCAAGAGAAGGACGAAGGGTCTGTTTCCTGTGTAGCCAGTTTCATGAACTTACGAAACGACGAAATAGTAGGGATTTGGATAGAAGGTGACCAGACAAACTTGGAGAATTCGCAGGTGGACCATTTACTCGATGGCTGTAACGATATGTCCAAGAAGGTAAGAGCCAATATCAATTCCTATTTCACCACTTCTTAA
- the CHO2 gene encoding phosphatidyl- ethanolamine N-methyltransferase, protein MATKTKTASSAKVGPKGITFSGDTFVVPETHDMVKTLFDPTVRKSNLEFIILACLFSNLLVFWLVPENSLRIPIFIGFYIFWRLSYNFGIGYLLHNQSKYNRLVEWSRNLRLFDAKSNSALSKFIIAEIKSQRGAEYDIDSYPIEFNTWLVFRKFVDLVLMSDFVTFICVVWTCAINNNNEFLHDQKIWLVNTRLVVGFGLIVFNFWVKVNAHNTIKDYAWYWGDFFFRQINNEELIFDGVFEMVPHPMYSVGYIGYYGFALIAKSYTVLVIAIFGHFLQMIFLHYIENPHIDKIYGPSKNQINLFKLLKLRDLKNFDNLKPLVGLYNFNYLRGSDVMNLILVGTYAFVLPIFASSAGNRFDFVFFLAVGIKLLESFSINTLLTLQSHSKFFTKWYLSNDIPLEKSLNNWAVIYNSLINLTYASLFGLNFYQYLQGFTSELLFSQWLYLRVFVGLLLIFTQSWINSSIIDSIGYFGWFYGDFFIPKSYSSMQHLTKAGVYRYLNNPEQIFGVCGVMGVFIMVPSVENLVCCFLWVANNFVRINFIERWHMIKVYGEQEVLQDSGVTKTFKKHLIPEVISRRLSNDTENNQNIRRRKSSSFTITDSLDNFIKELKTSKTKLSKQKLIELSQSLSFENSDYKLNVSGLQATTEKDSEYLPNYVDVGSPIEVQWTSPKETHSERDWIGLYRIIQTSYSRNKTLLSSSGRWTFCKESSGKFTFAGNKLFWEEGVYEFRYHLNGSHDVAYISEPFEVRIPSVSVPLDDSKSDELAKDLQVKFFSKLLNTRSVDDSISEAASESDNVLEVYKLLSKIISQATNVSIGPKVFLQHDAPNTVATLSSKIIHIKKVLEELSNIQN, encoded by the exons ATGGCCACCAAAACAAAGACAGCCAGCTCCGCTAAGGTTGGCCCCAAAGGTATCACCTTTTCGGGAGACACCTTTGTCGTTCCCGAAACCCACGATATGGTGAAAACTCTTTTCGATCCTACAGTGAGAAAATCGAATCTTGAGTTTATCATCTTGGCCTGTTTGTTTCTGAACCTCTTGGTCTTCTGGCTTGTTCCGGAAAACAGTCTCCGCATCCCCATTTTCATCGGcttctacatcttctgGCGTTTGTCGTACAATTTCGGAATTGGCTACTTATTGCACAACCAATCCAAATATAACAGATTGGTAGAATGGTCTCGTAATCTTCGTCTTTTCGACGCCAAGTCGAACTCAGCCTTATCTAAATTCATCATTGCTGAAATCAAATCGCAAAGAGGTGCCGAATATGACATCGACAGCTATCCAATAGAATTCAACACCTGGTTGGTTTTCAGAAAGTTTGTAGATTTGGTGCTTATGCTGGATTTCGTCACCTTCATCTGTGTGGTCTGGACTTGTGCCatcaataacaacaacGAATTCCTTCATGACCAGAAGATCTGGTTGGTTAACACTAGATTAGTCGTAGGTTTTGGTCTTATCGTTTTTAACTTCTGGGTCAAAGTAAATGCCCACAATACCATTAAAGATTATGCTTGGTATTGGggagacttcttcttccgcCAAATCAACAATGAAGAGTTGATCTTTGATGGTGTATTCGAAATGGTGCCTCATCCAATGTACTCTGTCGGTTATATCGGCTATTACGGCTTTGCCTTAATTGCCAAATCTTACACCGTCTTGGTAATTGCCATTTTCGGCCACTTCTTACAAATGATTTTCTTGCATTACATTGAAAATCCTCACATTGACAAGATTTACGGACCTTCCAAAAACCAAATCAACCTTTTCAAAttattgaagttgagagatttgaagaactttGACAACTTGAAACCTTTGGTTGGCTtgtacaatttcaactACCTCAGAGGCTCCGATGTCATGAACTTGATATTAGTGGGTACTTATGCTTTTGTTCTCCCAATCTTCgcttcttctgctggtaACCGT TTCgattttgttttctttttagCTGTTGGAATAAAGTTATTGGAATCATTTTCGATCAACACTCTTTTGACTTTACAGAGCcattccaagttcttcacGAAGTGGTATTTGTCAAACGACATTCCTTTGGAAAAATCTTTGAACAACTGGGCTGTTATTTACAACtcattgatcaacttgacgTATGCCTCCTTGTTTGGTTTAAACTTTTACCAGTATTTGCAAGGATTTACTTCTGAGCTATTGTTCAGTCAATGGCTCTACTTGAGAGTATTTGTAGGTTTGCTTCTTATTTTCACCCAATCTTGGATCAACTCTTCCATCATCGATCTGATTGGCTATTTCGGCTGGTTTTACGGAGACTTCTTTATTCCAAAGTCTTACAGTTCTATGCAACACTTGACCAAGGCTGGTGTATATCGTTACTTGAACAACCCAGAACAAATTTTTGGTGTTTGTGGCGTCATGGGTGTGTTTATTATGGTTCCATCTGTCGAAAATCTTGTCTGCTGTTTCTTGTGGGTTGCCAACAACTTTGTGAGAATCAATTTTATTGAAAGGTGGCACATGATCAAGGTGTATGgtgaacaagaagttttgCAAGATTCGGGTGTAACTAAGACATTCAAGAAGCACTTGATTCCAGAAGTGATTCTGAGAAGATTGAGTAATGACACGGAAAACAACCAGAAtattagaagaagaaagagctcTTCTTTCACCATCACTGACTCATTGGATAACTTtatcaaggaattgaagacGTCAAAGACCAAGTTGTCAAAGCAAAAGTTGATCGAATTGTCACAGAGTTTGTCATTCGAGAACTCAGATTATAAGTTAAATGTAAGTGGATTACAAGCCACCACCGAAAAGGATAGTGAATACTTGCCAAACTACGTTGATGTTGGATCTCCAATCGAAGTGCAATGGACTTCACCCAAGGAAACCCACTCTGAACGTGATTGGATTGGATTATACAGAATTATCCAAACTTCTTACTCAAGAAATAAGACCttactttcttcttcaggtCGTTGGACTTTCTGTAAGGAATCCAGCGGTAAGTTCACTTTTGCTGGAAACAAATTATTCTGGGAAGAGGGGGTCTATGAATTCAGATACCATTTGAATGGTCTGCATGATGTTGCTTACATCAGTGAACCATTTGAAGTGAGAATTCCAAGTGTTTCTGTTCCGTTGGATGACCTGAAGTCAGATGAGTTAGCTAAAGATTTGCAAgtcaaatttttcagcaagttgttgaacacGCGATCTGTGGACgattcaatttcagaagcGGCCAGCGAATCTGACAACGTATTGGAAGTTtacaagttgttgagtAAGATCATTTCCCAAGCTACCAATGTGCTGATTGGTCCAAAGGTGTTCCTCCAACACGATGCACCAAACACAGTAGCTACACTCTCTAGCAAGATCATCCACATCAAGAAAGTTTTGGAGGAATTGTCCAATATCCAGAACTAG